From the Kiritimatiellales bacterium genome, one window contains:
- a CDS encoding putative 2-dehydropantoate 2-reductase produces the protein MKSFAIIGTGGIGGFFGGLLQRGGLEVHFLLHSDYEFVKKNGLTIESAHGDFNLPQVNAYNDPKKMPACDVTLIALKTTQNSLLPGILPHTVKDNGIAISLQNGLGNEEAVASIVGAERTAGGSCFIGSTKMAPGLIRHTDAGQITLGEYRTDGAPAGITPRLQRLGGVMKNAGVNVVLAEDLPLVRWKKLCWNIPFNGTSVVKNALTDELAGNPELRALCLKLMEEVAAGSAAVARPVAPEFLDQMMAYTESMTAYAPSMRVDYDHGRPMEIESIYGAPVRMAGAAGVAMPETEKLYNELITLEKEQLK, from the coding sequence ATGAAAAGTTTTGCGATTATCGGAACCGGCGGAATCGGCGGGTTTTTCGGCGGACTGCTGCAGCGCGGCGGGCTGGAGGTTCATTTTCTTTTGCACAGTGATTATGAATTTGTGAAGAAGAACGGGCTGACGATTGAATCGGCGCATGGTGATTTTAACCTGCCGCAGGTGAACGCCTATAATGATCCCAAAAAAATGCCGGCGTGTGATGTTACTCTGATCGCACTGAAAACGACACAAAACTCACTCCTGCCCGGCATTCTGCCGCATACGGTGAAAGATAACGGCATCGCAATTTCATTACAGAACGGACTGGGGAACGAAGAAGCCGTTGCGTCAATTGTCGGTGCGGAACGCACCGCCGGCGGGTCCTGTTTTATCGGTTCCACTAAAATGGCTCCGGGATTAATCAGGCACACGGACGCCGGACAGATTACGCTTGGCGAGTATCGCACTGACGGCGCACCTGCCGGAATTACACCGCGCCTCCAGCGGCTCGGCGGCGTGATGAAAAACGCCGGCGTGAATGTTGTGCTGGCAGAAGACCTGCCGCTGGTGCGGTGGAAAAAACTGTGCTGGAACATCCCGTTTAACGGAACGTCCGTTGTGAAAAATGCGCTGACGGATGAGCTCGCCGGCAATCCGGAGCTGCGCGCACTGTGCCTGAAATTAATGGAAGAGGTCGCCGCCGGATCGGCGGCGGTTGCACGTCCGGTTGCGCCGGAGTTTTTAGATCAGATGATGGCGTATACTGAATCGATGACGGCATACGCGCCGAGCATGCGCGTGGATTACGATCACGGCCGCCCGATGGAAATTGAAAGCATCTACGGCGCGCCGGTGCGCATGGCCGGCGCCGCCGGCGTTGCGATGCCGGAAACGGAAAAACTTTATAACGAACTTATAACACTGGAAAAAGAGCAGTTGAAATAA